A window of Deltaproteobacteria bacterium genomic DNA:
TACCAGTGGCGAGCGCTAAGTTTACGACCAGTGGTGGTCTCATCACTGGTGTTGAGGTGCAGCTTTATCGTTGGAACGGCAGCAACTACGTCAAGATCGACGACCTGTCTGGATTTAAACGCCTAGTTTCGACCTTCAAGGCTGGGTTCTCAAAAACCAATGGTGGTGATTTCGAAACCACGCTCAAAATTGGTGAGGACAACAAGATCACTGGCGTATTTAACGGGAACGAGAAGGATGAAAAGAACAGCGTACGTAATCCGCCATTCACAGTGAGTGAGGCTAGAGCTCTCGTTGTTTACTACGTGATTGGTAGTGCGAGTTACCGTCTTGAATTGCGCTAATCTCCATTTCTAAAAGCGCTCACAATTTTTCTCTCTCACTAAACAAAGCCGACTCTGCTGAGTCGGCTTTTTTACTGGCAATGTTCTTGAGTTGTGCCTCGACTTCTTGTAAGGCTACCGCTCTAACCAGGAGGTTGCCGCCATGTTGCGGCGTGTCATCTCACTTAGTACCGTGATTTTCGCTGTTTGTGCGAGTTCGTCGGGCTACGCGCAAGGGAAAATCAAGATCGTCGTCAGTGTGGACTGGGAAGGTGAGGATCTGCGCCCGGAAAATCTGCGGGCGATGGCTCAGTTTCGTCAGCACTTCCCCAACGTTCCGCTGCAACACTTTTTAAACGCGGCTTACTTCACTAAGCCAGGCGTCCAAGCGGCCTCCGTCACGCGCGCCATACGCTCTGTGCTGCGGCCCGGCGATGAGGAGGGGCTGCACATCCATGCATGGCGCAGTTTGGTTGAGGCTGCTGGTGTGCCGTTTAGGCTGGGTCCCTCTTTTGTGGACGAAGATGTGAAGCCTGAGCTTTGCGCCGAAGATTGCGGGATGGATGTAGCCTTGACGGCTTACAAAGTTCAAGAGTTGCGTAAAATTATTCGCACCAGTGTGACGATTCTGGAGGACCAGGGGTTCGCAACGGCGCGTAGCTTTCGCGCCGGTGGGTGGCAAGCTAACAATGCTGTACTTGAGGCCCTGGCTGACGAAGGATTTACGCTCGACTCTTCAGCGACCCACGCCCCCTATCTCCAAGAAGCGTGGGGCGCTTACAACCTCGTCAACTTCGTGGCCAAGCTTTGGCCTCATACGGCCCCAGAGTCTCAGCCCTATGTCCACGAAACGCATCGCGGCGGGGCGCTATGGGAGCTGCCCAATAACGGTTGCCTCGCCGATTACATGACGGCGTCCCAGATGAAGACGGCTTTTGCCAAGCAGATTGCCCTCCTCAGGCAAGACCCAAACCGCGACGTCTATCTCTCCATCGGGTTTCATCAAGAAACAGCACAGGACTGGTTAAGTCGGCTGAGGACTGGCCTAGTCCAAATCGAAAGCCTGGCCAAGGCCGAAAAAGTGGCGATTGAGTACGTCGTCGGTCCCTGGCCAAAGCCATAGTCGCAAACTTAAGTCCATTCGGTGTAGGTGAGGCGTAAATTGATCGGCCTAAAGTACTCGACGGCCGGCAGCCCACCTAAACTCGGATCGACCACAATGACGCTTAGATCCAGCTTTTCATCCAGGTCAATGCCGCGACTCACAAGTTTGGGGATGATCGACGTTAAGTCGATAGTGAAGTCTACGCTTGATGCACTGGCGTGACCCGCATGACTTGGATGGGAGAAGAATCCAAGCGTAGCGAGGAAGTGAGGATCTAAGTGCGATGTCGACTTTGTGACGCTTGGATGATTGGCAAAAAACTTAAGTAAAGTCTTCTGTCGATCCTGATCCTGCGGCACTGGAATACTCATGATCGTGAGCACGAGGCTGCACTTGTCGCTACCTCCGGCCAAGAACTTCTTCATGTAAGGCTTCATCTTGTCGTTGTAGGCGACGCTGGCCTTGATCAGCATATTGCTCGCGTCTACAGCAGTGACGGCGCGTAGACTTACAGACGATACCTTAAATGTTTCGCGCCGCGACTGTGGTTTAGGCGTGTCAGCCAAAGCAAGTTTGGCTGCTTGCAATTTATCGCTCACCGTATCGTAAGTATAGGGCTTGGGCATCTTAAGGGTGTCCAGGGTTCCACTGGGTGTTCCCGTCAGGGGGGCGCCCTTGGGATCCATAAATCCCGTGAGTTTAAAGTTGAGCCAAAACTCCGGCATCAGCTTACTGCGGGGATCCTGCTGTGCGTATGATGACTGATCAGGAACACTAGGAAGGCTACTCAGAGGGTGTTTGAGCGCCCATTCGGCCCACAGTCTATCGACATTGGCATGGTGCACCCAAAAGATGGGATCCAGGGGAGACGTGAAGGTCCCCATATTGCCACCGATTTGAGAATGCACTGTGTTATGCGGCGTACCCTCAAGCTGACCTATGGTGCTGAAGCCACGCTGATCGGGCGATGGTCCACTGGCGAATGAGTTGAAGTCCTTCACCTGCAGGATGCTGCCAATGACCTCCGCACTGCAAGATTCTGGTGGCAACTTTCCTTGCGGCGGAAAATAACGACTGGGATCGGCCAGGGGATTATCAACACCCCAAAATGGCGCTGGTATTCCAGCACTACCCTCGTGCCAAACCCAGTAGGGTAGCGCAAAGTCGTCGCTTAGCCCACCCTGTCGCAGAGCGTCACGGCAGGCCTCCTCAAAGTGGAATAGATACCAACGGTGCCACGGGAGAAAGAACCAGTTACCATGGGGACAGTAAGCCTCATGGAGCTTGGCCCAGGCTTGCCAACTGCCGTTCTTACGCATAATGCGGACTGCCGCCCGGTACGACTCCAGATCCTTAGCTCCAGCGGGAGAGTTCAGATTATTGCGAACCCTAACCCCAGCCGCTGCTGCCGATCCCTCTCCATAGGCAGAGCTGGATTTTTGCTTAGACCCTCCGGGAAGAGTCTTACAAGCAATCGTGGCGAAAGCACCTAAACCGACAGTGGTTGATACAAACTGACGCCGCGTCTTTGGGTTTTTCAAAAGTGCCCCCGAGGACTTTAGATTTACGGTTTGATGCAAATCATTTACCTGTGATTTTAGCAAGTATTTGGTCCACGGGCTAATATGGAAGGGAGAGTCCCTAGCTTGAGGAGTTCCTCGTCCATGGTGCAAGCCACGGAATCACGCCTGTCCAGACCTTTGACTTTAGTCCTTCTTGCCCTAACAGCCATGTGCTTCTGGCGTGCAGGGCTAAGCCAAGCCCTGCATTGGGATGATGACCGCTTTCTCGCCTTTGTTAGTAGTCAGGGATCATCGGGGACGGAGCCATTAGTCCGGATCTGGGGCCAGTTCGTCGAGGGCGATTACATCCCCATACCCTTGACGAGTTTCTGGCTAGAACAAGAAATTTTCAGATTTAGTCCGGGCCTGATCCACATCGACAACGTACTGATCCATCTTTTGAACGTACTGCTGTTGCTGCGTTTACTAAACTTAATAAATTTGCCCGCGTTCACGTCACTTTTCGTTGTACTTTGTTTTGCCGTCCACCCTTTGCAGGTTGAGCCGGTACTTTGGCTGAGTGATCGCAAAAGCTTACTTAACGGCACAGGTTTATTACTTGCGCTCTGGTGCTACCAGCGATTTACTTTGCTGACGGAGCCGCGGAGGACCATGTACTTTATCGGTTACTGTGCGGCTTTCCTTTGTTCCCTGCTCTGCAAAGCAACGACCCTGCTACTACCGTTTGGCCTCGTCGTCTTTGAGTGGCTTATCTGCCGTCAACACTTAGGTAAACGTAAGCTCTGTCAACTAATCCCAATCACGTTAGCATGCGCCTTTGGCGGCCTAAGAATGTACGCCCTAGCAGCGCATGTTGGGATTGAGTCATCGGCTATCTTCTCTCCCGCACGCCTGCTCACTGCCATCGCGGCATCGCTGACAGCGATAGGCCACTACCTGAAGGCTTTTTTCTGGCCGCTGGAGCTGTCTCCTTTCTATGCCACCTATGACAGGTTTCCTCATGCCACCCTGCTCGCTTTTGCGGGCTTGGCTTTGCTGAGCCTTTGGGGTGCATTGGCAGCGTGGACGCGTAGCTCGCTGCAATGGACGAGCTTATTGCTGTACCTAATCTTTCTCGTCCCTGTGCTCCCGCTCTTTCCGCGCGCCAATTTTGTCAACGATCGTTACATGTACCTACCCATAATCGGACTCAGCTGCTCTGTCGGTCACATGCTCAACTTGGTGGCCCAAAAACTGCGTTGGCCCCGGACCGCGCAACTTGCTTTGCTCCTAGCTGTGGCTTTGGCATTTGCGCTATGCAGCGAGCACCAAAGTCGCATGTGGCAAAACGACGAGACTTTTTGGAAGATGGCGGCCAACCGCAATCCACGTAGTGCCCTCGTTTTGAACAATTTAGCGATGCATCTGCGCGATAGGGGACAAGTCGTCGAGGCTACCGCCACGCTACGCTACGCTCTGGATCTGCCGCCAGAACCGACAGCACCGCGGGGGGCACTTTGGCTAAACTTAGGCGATTTACACGGCGAGAGTAAATGGCCCACACTCTTCAATTTGAACACTGCCCTCACCTGCTACCAGCAGGCTCTTGCGTCCGCAGATCGGCCCCAGGACCGTCTGCAGGCGCTGCTGCGCCTTAAAGCGGTTCACAGTTACCTGGGGCGCACGGAGGATGCTGCCGCTATCGAAGCGCAGCTGCGTCAACAGCCTTAAATCAATATATGCAACAAAATCATCTGGTTAATTAATAACCTTCCATCAAACCCGCGAGTTCCACTATACTGCCGGGCTCAAGCCTCGAGATTACCTAAAGGAATCATCTGTAATGAGTGATGCTGGACAGAAAATCATTTACTCCATGGTCCGCGTAGCCAAGACCCACCGTTCGACCGGTAAGCAGGTGCTACGGGACATCTCGTTATCCTACTTTTATGGGGCCAAGATCGGCGTCCTCGGTCTCAACGGCGCCGGTAAGTCTACCCTCCTCAGAATCATGGCTGGAGTGGATAAAGAGTTTGCCGGCGAAGCGCATCTGACCGAGGGCTACAAGGTAGGCTTTCTCCCCCAAGAACCGCAACTGGACGACACGAAGACCGTCAAAGAAATTGTCCAGGAAGGTTGCGGCGAGGTTGTGGCCCTCCTGCAAGAATTCGAGGACATCAATAATAAACTAGGTGATGAGAACCTTGATCCAGACGACATGGACAAGCTGATCACTCGGCAGGCCGAGGTCCAAGACAAGCTTGACGCCATGGACGCCTGGAATCTCGACGACAAACTCAACTTCGCCATGGACGCGCTGCGGTGTCCTCCACCCGACCAATGCGTTAAAGAACTCTCCGGTGGCGAGCGTCGTCGGGTGGCCCTGACTAGACTCCTTCTCAAAGAGCCTGACATCCTACTCTTGGACGAACCGACTAACCACTTGGACGCCGAGAGTGTGCAGTGGCTTGAGAAACATCTGCAAGAGTATAAAGGTACCGTCATCGCCGTCACTCACGACCGCTACTTCCTTGATAACGTCGCGGGTTGGATTCTTGAGCTCGATCGTGGCCACGGCATCCCGTGGAAGGGCAATTACTCTTCGTGGCTGGAGCAGAAACAAAAACGCCTCGCCAACGAAGAGAAGGCCGAGGACAAGCGTCGCAAGACTCTCGAGCGCGAGCTCGAGTGGATTCGTATGAGCCCCAAAGCCCGTCAGGCCAAGAGCAAGGCGCGGATCACGGCCTATGAAAACTTGGCAGCTGAGGAGCAAGAGCGGACGCAGGACGATCTACGCCTCTTCATCCCGCCAGGCCCAAGGCTTGGTGATGTGGTCATCCGCTTTGAGAACGTTGCCAAAGCCTACGACGACAAGCTGCTCTATGAGGGCCTTAACTTCGATCTGCCGCGCGGCGGCATCGTCGGCATCATCGGACCCAACGGCGCCGGTAAGACTACGCTTTTCCGCATGATCAGTGGTCAGGAAGAGCCGAATAACGGCAAAGTGGTCCTAGGTGAGACGGTTAAGCTTGGCTACATGGAACAGTCGCGCCTCGTTCTGGATCCGAAAAAGAGCGTCTACGACGTACTCTCGGGTGGCAACGAGGTTATGAAGCTCGGCAAGCGCGAGGTGAATGCCCGGACTTTTGTCGGGCGCTTTAACTTTTCCGGCCCGGATCAGCAAAAGTCAGTGTCAGAACTCTCCGGTGGGGAGCGCAACCGGGTGCAGCTGGCCCTGCTCATTAAAGAAGAAGCCAACGTCATCCTGCTTGACGAACCTACCAACGACCTCGACGTCAACACCTTGCGCGCTCTCGAAGAAGCCCTCATCGACTTCCCGGGTTGTGCCGTGGTGATTAGTCACGATAGGTGGTTCCTCGACCGGATCGCCACTCACATCCTAGCCTTCGAGGGGGACAGTAAACTGGTTCTATTTGAAGGTGGTTACTCCGACTACGAACGTAATCGCCGCGAGCGCCTGGGCCGTGAGGCTGACACGCCGAAGCGGATCCGCTACGCCAAGCTGAAGCGCTGAGACGTCAAAGCGCTCGGAAACTGGCTGAGACATGGTGAGACATGAGAAAGGGCCCGTCAGGGCCCTTTTTGATAGGAACGTTTAGTTAAACATGCTCTCAAGATCCTTGGGCACCGAGCTGACTACGTCGCCAATCAGCCCGACGTTCACTCCGGACCACTCGCGGCGATACCTAACCACCTGCGACTGCCGTCCAGGCAGTTGGATGGTCAAGGTCTGGGCGTCGACCCACTGGATGTCGAGTAGTTCCTCTGACGGCAGGACTAATACCGTCGAGTTATCCCCCAACTTACCGTCCTTCACTTTGTAGAGGCGCACCTCGGTGGCGACCGCCATACTTGTGCCGCAGTCGACTTTGAATTGTTGGGCCATAAACTCACCCGTCGGGCTCGCTACCGCCTGAAGCTCACCACGTTTACACCGGTCCTTCCAGACCAAAGCCAGACCTAAGAATGGTAGGAG
This region includes:
- a CDS encoding tetratricopeptide repeat protein, translated to MVQATESRLSRPLTLVLLALTAMCFWRAGLSQALHWDDDRFLAFVSSQGSSGTEPLVRIWGQFVEGDYIPIPLTSFWLEQEIFRFSPGLIHIDNVLIHLLNVLLLLRLLNLINLPAFTSLFVVLCFAVHPLQVEPVLWLSDRKSLLNGTGLLLALWCYQRFTLLTEPRRTMYFIGYCAAFLCSLLCKATTLLLPFGLVVFEWLICRQHLGKRKLCQLIPITLACAFGGLRMYALAAHVGIESSAIFSPARLLTAIAASLTAIGHYLKAFFWPLELSPFYATYDRFPHATLLAFAGLALLSLWGALAAWTRSSLQWTSLLLYLIFLVPVLPLFPRANFVNDRYMYLPIIGLSCSVGHMLNLVAQKLRWPRTAQLALLLAVALAFALCSEHQSRMWQNDETFWKMAANRNPRSALVLNNLAMHLRDRGQVVEATATLRYALDLPPEPTAPRGALWLNLGDLHGESKWPTLFNLNTALTCYQQALASADRPQDRLQALLRLKAVHSYLGRTEDAAAIEAQLRQQP
- a CDS encoding tyrosinase family protein; translation: MKNPKTRRQFVSTTVGLGAFATIACKTLPGGSKQKSSSAYGEGSAAAAGVRVRNNLNSPAGAKDLESYRAAVRIMRKNGSWQAWAKLHEAYCPHGNWFFLPWHRWYLFHFEEACRDALRQGGLSDDFALPYWVWHEGSAGIPAPFWGVDNPLADPSRYFPPQGKLPPESCSAEVIGSILQVKDFNSFASGPSPDQRGFSTIGQLEGTPHNTVHSQIGGNMGTFTSPLDPIFWVHHANVDRLWAEWALKHPLSSLPSVPDQSSYAQQDPRSKLMPEFWLNFKLTGFMDPKGAPLTGTPSGTLDTLKMPKPYTYDTVSDKLQAAKLALADTPKPQSRRETFKVSSVSLRAVTAVDASNMLIKASVAYNDKMKPYMKKFLAGGSDKCSLVLTIMSIPVPQDQDRQKTLLKFFANHPSVTKSTSHLDPHFLATLGFFSHPSHAGHASASSVDFTIDLTSIIPKLVSRGIDLDEKLDLSVIVVDPSLGGLPAVEYFRPINLRLTYTEWT
- the ettA gene encoding energy-dependent translational throttle protein EttA yields the protein MSDAGQKIIYSMVRVAKTHRSTGKQVLRDISLSYFYGAKIGVLGLNGAGKSTLLRIMAGVDKEFAGEAHLTEGYKVGFLPQEPQLDDTKTVKEIVQEGCGEVVALLQEFEDINNKLGDENLDPDDMDKLITRQAEVQDKLDAMDAWNLDDKLNFAMDALRCPPPDQCVKELSGGERRRVALTRLLLKEPDILLLDEPTNHLDAESVQWLEKHLQEYKGTVIAVTHDRYFLDNVAGWILELDRGHGIPWKGNYSSWLEQKQKRLANEEKAEDKRRKTLERELEWIRMSPKARQAKSKARITAYENLAAEEQERTQDDLRLFIPPGPRLGDVVIRFENVAKAYDDKLLYEGLNFDLPRGGIVGIIGPNGAGKTTLFRMISGQEEPNNGKVVLGETVKLGYMEQSRLVLDPKKSVYDVLSGGNEVMKLGKREVNARTFVGRFNFSGPDQQKSVSELSGGERNRVQLALLIKEEANVILLDEPTNDLDVNTLRALEEALIDFPGCAVVISHDRWFLDRIATHILAFEGDSKLVLFEGGYSDYERNRRERLGREADTPKRIRYAKLKR